In Caldicellulosiruptor morganii, the following proteins share a genomic window:
- the metE gene encoding 5-methyltetrahydropteroyltriglutamate--homocysteine S-methyltransferase, translating to MISVVGFPRIGENRELKKWVESYLDKKLSKEQLIQNSKELKKKHWQIQKEHGIDLIPSNDFSFYDTFLDHAMLVNAIPAGYKNLGKEELDTYFALAKGYQTQNLDLKALPMKKWFFTNYHYIVPEITSDTEFKLSSTKPFDEFEEALSIGIKTKPVIIGALTFLKLAKKIDVSIYEKAFWVNLLSVYIQILDRFKTLGAEFIQIDEPVLVTDLTQADIELFDNFYRQLLSQKGNLKIILQTYFGDIRDIYEKLFTLDFDAIGLDFVDGKYNLELIKKFGYPRGKLLIAGIVNGRNVFKNSYKESLEILNTLSNYVDKKDIVISTSCSLMFVPYSLKFETQLDSSKKKYLAFAEEKLKELNELNILFNDKNYTQNSSYIYNTQLFEEMKANKFSDINTVVNNLRDDDFERKPCFEERIKIQKDVLKLPKLPTTTIGSFPQTPDVRKARSELKNGRITFEEYDKFIKQKIENVIKLQEEIGLDVLVHGEYERNDMVEFFGENLEGFIITKNGWVQSYGTRCVKPPIIFSDIKRKRPITVEYIKYAQSLTAKPVKGILTGPVTILNWSFVREDIPLKDVAFQLALAIKEEVLDLEKEGVKIIQIDEAALIEKLPLRKAYHKDYLDWAIKAFKLTCSKVKPETQIHTHMCYSNFDDLLDEIARMDVDVITFEAAKSDFTILDSIKKSNLKSEVGPGVFDVHSPRIVPKEEMKDLILKMIEKIGLDRLWINPDCGLKTRKEEEAFPTLHNMVLAAWEVRNNL from the coding sequence ATGATTTCAGTGGTTGGTTTTCCAAGGATAGGTGAAAACAGAGAACTTAAAAAGTGGGTAGAAAGCTATCTTGATAAAAAGCTTTCAAAAGAACAGCTCATTCAAAATTCAAAAGAACTAAAAAAGAAACACTGGCAGATTCAAAAAGAGCATGGCATTGATTTGATTCCATCAAATGATTTTTCATTCTACGATACCTTTCTGGATCATGCAATGCTTGTAAATGCAATCCCTGCCGGGTACAAAAATCTTGGCAAAGAAGAGCTTGACACTTATTTTGCCTTGGCTAAAGGTTATCAGACACAAAATCTTGATTTAAAAGCACTTCCTATGAAAAAGTGGTTTTTTACAAACTATCACTACATTGTGCCAGAGATAACTTCTGATACCGAATTTAAACTTTCTTCAACAAAGCCTTTTGATGAGTTTGAAGAAGCACTTTCAATCGGAATTAAAACAAAACCTGTTATAATCGGTGCACTGACCTTCTTAAAACTTGCAAAGAAAATAGATGTTAGTATTTATGAAAAAGCTTTCTGGGTGAATCTTCTTTCTGTTTATATTCAAATACTGGACAGGTTTAAAACTCTTGGTGCTGAGTTTATCCAGATTGATGAACCGGTACTTGTGACAGATCTGACTCAAGCAGATATTGAGCTTTTTGATAATTTTTACAGGCAATTGCTTTCTCAAAAAGGCAATCTCAAAATCATACTTCAGACCTACTTTGGTGATATCAGAGACATCTATGAAAAACTTTTTACTCTTGATTTTGACGCTATTGGTCTTGACTTTGTGGATGGAAAATATAACCTGGAGCTTATCAAAAAGTTCGGGTATCCCAGAGGCAAGCTTTTAATAGCCGGAATTGTAAATGGAAGAAATGTGTTTAAAAATAGCTACAAAGAAAGTCTTGAGATTCTGAACACTCTCTCAAATTATGTTGACAAAAAGGATATTGTAATTTCAACATCATGCTCTTTGATGTTTGTCCCCTATTCTTTGAAATTTGAAACTCAGCTTGACAGCAGCAAAAAGAAGTATTTAGCCTTTGCAGAAGAAAAGCTAAAAGAGCTTAATGAATTAAACATTCTCTTTAATGATAAAAATTACACCCAGAACAGCTCATATATTTACAACACTCAGCTTTTTGAAGAAATGAAGGCAAATAAGTTCTCAGACATAAACACAGTTGTAAACAATCTCAGGGATGATGACTTTGAAAGAAAACCATGCTTTGAAGAAAGAATCAAAATACAAAAGGATGTTCTAAAGCTTCCAAAACTTCCTACAACCACGATAGGATCTTTTCCACAAACTCCAGATGTGCGAAAAGCAAGAAGCGAACTTAAAAATGGCAGGATAACATTTGAAGAATATGATAAATTTATCAAACAAAAAATTGAAAATGTCATAAAACTTCAGGAAGAAATAGGCTTGGACGTTCTGGTCCACGGTGAATACGAAAGAAACGACATGGTGGAGTTTTTTGGCGAAAACTTGGAAGGATTTATCATCACCAAAAATGGCTGGGTTCAATCTTACGGTACAAGGTGTGTAAAGCCACCAATCATATTTTCAGATATCAAAAGAAAAAGACCAATCACAGTTGAGTATATAAAATACGCACAAAGCCTTACTGCAAAGCCTGTAAAAGGAATTTTAACCGGACCTGTTACAATACTCAACTGGTCGTTTGTACGCGAAGACATACCGCTTAAAGATGTTGCATTTCAGCTTGCACTTGCAATAAAAGAGGAAGTGCTGGATCTTGAAAAAGAAGGAGTGAAGATTATTCAAATTGATGAAGCGGCATTGATTGAAAAGTTACCACTGAGAAAAGCATACCATAAAGATTACTTAGACTGGGCAATAAAAGCCTTCAAACTGACATGTTCCAAAGTAAAGCCTGAAACTCAAATTCATACCCATATGTGTTACAGCAACTTTGATGATCTTTTAGATGAAATTGCAAGGATGGATGTTGACGTCATCACATTCGAGGCTGCAAAGTCAGACTTTACAATTTTGGATAGCATTAAAAAGAGCAACTTGAAGTCTGAAGTGGGTCCCGGGGTGTTTGATGTCCACTCCCCAAGGATTGTGCCAAAAGAAGAAATGAAAGATCTCATTCTAAAGATGATTGAAAAAATTGGACTTGATCGACTGTGGATAAATCCTGACTGTGGTCTTAAGACAAGAAAGGAAGAAGAGGCTTTCCCCACTTTGCATAACATGGTTTTGGCAGCGTGGGAAGTTAGAAATAATTTATAG
- a CDS encoding response regulator transcription factor, with protein sequence MLYRVLIVEDEVFMREGLKNLIDWRELGFEIVGEAEDGLSAFEFLKDTQVDVLISDIKIPLLGGLDLIEKVKKEIKNPPEVIIISGYADFEYAKKAIQHGVVNYILKPIEEEELVDTLLKIKSKLKRRELIKEGENLSELEKGFKKTLENSNIKIENGIYVGIIYFKEMSNWLSLFLDEKIENMLSRIKECFEQLGKDGLIYEFSEIEGRYYTFATSEEDIKKAYQLIKNMLEFAKEVVFAFSRKITKLTQFYEAIYEAAYSLNFSLFYNHTGITFYSNNLPNSKEILYSKEYDRRLILAIEEDSRDLHKIIKEMMEDIKKERYQLDFLKTYLSFVVVSISSYFNKIGLNLEDYIEWFSGLKLEFSNVEEIEKVMIKFCEGILNKFKHWKISLSNGIMSELEKYIRENYNKNLTLKSVAQKFYLNPVYLGQLFKKHHGMYFNSYLQKIRIEEAKKLLMTTNMKIYEISQAVGYNDTDYFIQCFTKLCNMTPNQFRKKYRKA encoded by the coding sequence ATGCTATACAGAGTGTTGATAGTTGAAGATGAGGTATTCATGAGAGAAGGGCTCAAAAACTTGATTGACTGGAGAGAGCTTGGGTTTGAGATAGTTGGTGAGGCAGAAGATGGTCTTTCTGCTTTTGAGTTTTTGAAAGATACGCAGGTTGATGTGCTCATCAGTGACATAAAAATTCCGCTTTTAGGCGGACTTGACCTTATTGAGAAGGTTAAAAAGGAGATTAAAAACCCGCCTGAAGTGATAATTATCAGTGGTTATGCAGATTTTGAGTATGCCAAAAAAGCTATCCAGCACGGTGTTGTAAATTATATATTAAAGCCCATTGAAGAGGAAGAGCTTGTTGACACACTCCTTAAAATAAAGTCAAAACTCAAGAGAAGAGAACTAATAAAAGAAGGCGAAAATCTGAGTGAGCTTGAGAAAGGTTTTAAAAAAACTTTAGAAAACAGCAATATAAAGATAGAAAATGGGATTTATGTTGGAATAATCTATTTTAAAGAAATGTCTAACTGGCTGAGCCTTTTTCTTGATGAGAAAATAGAAAATATGCTGTCAAGAATTAAAGAGTGCTTTGAGCAGCTGGGAAAAGATGGACTTATTTATGAGTTTTCAGAGATTGAAGGCAGGTACTACACATTTGCAACCTCCGAAGAGGATATAAAAAAGGCATATCAGTTAATAAAAAATATGCTTGAGTTTGCTAAAGAGGTTGTGTTTGCTTTTTCAAGAAAGATTACAAAATTGACCCAATTTTATGAGGCCATTTATGAAGCGGCATATTCTTTGAACTTTTCACTTTTTTACAATCATACAGGAATTACATTTTACAGCAATAACCTGCCAAATTCAAAAGAGATCTTGTATTCAAAAGAATATGATAGAAGACTCATTTTAGCTATTGAAGAGGATAGCCGGGACCTGCATAAGATAATTAAAGAGATGATGGAAGATATTAAAAAAGAAAGATATCAACTTGACTTTTTAAAGACGTATTTGAGCTTTGTGGTAGTATCTATTAGCTCTTATTTTAATAAAATAGGACTGAATCTGGAAGATTATATAGAGTGGTTTTCAGGCTTGAAGCTGGAGTTTTCAAATGTTGAGGAAATAGAAAAAGTTATGATTAAGTTTTGTGAAGGAATACTCAATAAGTTCAAGCATTGGAAAATTAGCCTGTCCAATGGTATCATGAGCGAGCTTGAAAAGTATATTAGGGAAAACTACAATAAAAACTTGACACTCAAATCTGTTGCGCAGAAGTTTTATCTTAATCCTGTGTACCTGGGGCAGCTTTTCAAGAAACATCATGGTATGTATTTCAACTCTTATTTGCAAAAGATACGAATTGAAGAGGCAAAGAAGCTTTTGATGACCACTAATATGAAGATATACGAAATTTCACAGGCAGTTGGGTACAACGACACAGACTATTTTATTCAGTGCTTCACGAAACTTTGCAACATGACACCCAATCAGTTCAGAAAAAAATACAGAAAAGCATAA
- a CDS encoding sensor histidine kinase — protein MRKVVRILNNIPLFKKIFSIFFVFVFIPLLILSSQFISQIDYYINDKLHSQLENASSMTISNFKKAIELAINLAYTVYSDPRVIETINTRYLSVEEFYDAYEKNIKPILQNARILYPQVYQITIYSDNPTLLNADGLAFLTDEYRSFFQKGGKNLYVLSGLENEKPYVSIVLNLNFYEQYVPKYQHSTIKKFLRIDLNRVYLNSILSTFRQGHVFIADEKNTVYFSDILYYNQVGKLDDLLKEVKNQTIVFERQLSTELPYFQNWRYIITTDDGEISKELFKHQRIYLTIVILCFMLAFFALFLITNSVVLRLSLLAKHIKKARKQQFESIKIEAGKDEIGQVIEEFNIMAQKIKELLEKEIKYKLRQKELALEKKQAEINALQSQINPHFLFNTLETIRMRSMLKREFETANAIKLLAKLLKRSIRWENDLITIEEEISSIYDYLEIQKYRFGGKLKFEIDVQEDVKSIKIPKMTIQPLVENACVHGIENIKGEGKIVIKVFKEGDMIAITVEDNGKGLEDGMVTELLRSIKGLTSEKKNSVGLKNVFRRLELFYEKDFSFDILKSEFGGLKIAIKIPFKRDFQDAIQSVDS, from the coding sequence ATGCGCAAAGTTGTTAGGATTTTGAACAATATCCCGCTGTTTAAAAAGATATTTTCTATATTTTTCGTATTTGTGTTTATTCCGCTTTTGATTTTAAGCAGCCAGTTTATTTCGCAGATTGATTATTATATAAACGATAAACTCCACAGTCAGCTTGAAAATGCTTCGAGTATGACAATTTCAAATTTTAAAAAGGCTATTGAGCTGGCAATTAATCTTGCGTATACTGTATATTCTGATCCAAGGGTAATTGAGACGATAAATACACGGTACTTATCTGTGGAGGAATTTTATGATGCGTATGAAAAAAACATAAAACCCATACTTCAGAATGCAAGAATATTGTATCCGCAGGTTTACCAAATAACCATATATAGTGACAATCCTACTTTGCTTAATGCTGATGGACTTGCGTTTTTGACAGATGAATACAGAAGTTTTTTTCAAAAGGGTGGGAAAAATCTCTATGTGCTAAGCGGTCTTGAAAATGAAAAACCGTATGTTTCTATTGTGCTAAATCTGAATTTTTATGAACAGTATGTTCCAAAATATCAGCATAGCACAATTAAAAAATTTCTTAGAATTGACTTGAACAGAGTGTATCTTAATAGTATTTTGAGCACTTTCAGGCAGGGGCATGTATTTATTGCTGATGAAAAAAACACAGTATACTTCAGTGACATACTATATTACAATCAGGTTGGAAAACTTGATGACCTTCTGAAAGAAGTAAAAAATCAAACAATTGTGTTTGAAAGGCAGCTGTCAACAGAGCTTCCCTATTTTCAGAATTGGAGATACATTATAACAACCGATGACGGCGAGATTTCAAAAGAACTTTTTAAGCATCAGAGAATTTACCTTACAATTGTAATCCTGTGCTTTATGCTGGCATTTTTTGCATTGTTTTTGATAACAAACTCTGTTGTTTTAAGACTTTCTCTTTTGGCAAAACACATCAAAAAGGCACGAAAGCAACAATTTGAAAGCATCAAGATTGAAGCAGGCAAAGATGAGATAGGTCAGGTTATAGAAGAGTTCAATATCATGGCACAGAAGATAAAAGAGCTTCTTGAGAAGGAAATAAAATACAAGCTGAGGCAAAAAGAACTGGCGCTTGAGAAGAAACAGGCAGAGATAAATGCACTTCAGAGCCAGATAAATCCTCATTTTCTTTTTAACACCCTGGAAACAATCCGTATGAGGAGTATGCTCAAAAGGGAGTTTGAAACAGCCAATGCCATAAAACTTCTTGCAAAGCTTCTAAAGAGGAGTATAAGATGGGAAAATGACCTTATAACAATTGAAGAAGAAATCTCATCTATTTATGATTATCTTGAGATACAAAAGTACAGATTTGGGGGAAAGCTAAAATTTGAGATTGACGTACAGGAAGATGTAAAGTCAATAAAGATACCCAAGATGACAATACAACCCCTTGTTGAGAACGCATGTGTTCATGGGATAGAAAATATAAAAGGTGAAGGAAAGATAGTAATTAAGGTTTTCAAAGAAGGTGATATGATAGCAATAACAGTTGAGGATAATGGCAAAGGGTTAGAGGATGGTATGGTAACAGAACTACTTCGTTCTATAAAAGGACTTACATCTGAAAAGAAAAATAGTGTAGGACTAAAAAACGTTTTTAGAAGGCTGGAGCTGTTTTATGAAAAAGATTTTAGTTTTGACATATTAAAAAGTGAATTTGGCGGATTAAAAATTGCGATAAAAATTCCATTTAAGAGGGACTTTCAAGATGCTATACAGAGTGTTGATAGTTGA
- a CDS encoding carbohydrate ABC transporter permease, with protein sequence MIIVMIATLYPFLNILAISLNDALDSIRGGIYLWPRKFTLNNYRTILSNPNIYQATLISVLRAVIGSFTNVLSCLMVAYGISRKDYIFRRFISRVIVFTMYFSGGLIPTYLLMKNLHLVGTFWVYILPGMVSAFNIIVIRSYIDGLPQSLIESAKIDGASEYRILFQIIMPLCLPVLATVTLWVAVGQWNAWFDTFLYNSGKPELSTLQFELQKILQSVQSASTNPDFSASLTSSGRTVTPTAIRATMTIVATLPILFVYPFLQRYFIHGLTIGSIKE encoded by the coding sequence ATGATAATAGTTATGATTGCAACATTGTATCCTTTTTTAAATATTCTTGCTATTTCATTAAATGATGCACTGGATTCTATAAGAGGTGGTATATACCTCTGGCCAAGAAAGTTTACATTGAATAACTACAGGACTATTCTTAGCAATCCCAACATTTATCAAGCAACATTGATTTCAGTCTTAAGAGCTGTTATAGGAAGTTTTACAAATGTTTTGTCATGCTTAATGGTTGCATATGGTATTAGCAGAAAGGATTATATATTTAGAAGATTTATTTCAAGAGTAATTGTATTTACAATGTATTTTAGTGGTGGTCTTATTCCCACCTATTTACTGATGAAAAATTTGCATCTTGTTGGTACATTCTGGGTGTATATTTTGCCGGGAATGGTAAGTGCATTTAATATTATTGTCATAAGAAGTTACATTGATGGACTTCCGCAAAGTTTAATTGAATCTGCAAAGATAGATGGAGCAAGCGAGTACAGGATACTGTTCCAGATAATAATGCCACTCTGTCTTCCGGTTTTGGCAACAGTGACACTTTGGGTTGCGGTTGGTCAGTGGAATGCATGGTTTGATACATTCCTATATAATTCTGGCAAGCCAGAGCTTTCAACCTTGCAGTTTGAGCTTCAAAAAATTTTACAATCTGTACAATCAGCATCAACAAACCCTGACTTTTCTGCATCGCTTACATCTTCTGGCAGAACTGTTACGCCAACTGCTATCCGTGCAACCATGACAATTGTTGCTACACTGCCTATACTTTTTGTATATCCATTTCTTCAAAGATATTTTATTCATGGGCTTACAATTGGTAGTATAAAAGAATAA